The following proteins come from a genomic window of Campylobacter concisus:
- a CDS encoding DHH family phosphoesterase, producing MKIYHLSHTDLDGYGAQYITNFYFKDVKFLNSNYGREIDDKFAQILAEIDTSNDDKNIILITDLNLTLAQCESFTEMIEGKNIKLFLLDHHQSGAECASAYPWYFLDSSRCATKITYDFFAGIFGKNKELEIFSGVVNAVDIWLKDDKNFEMGKVCLGLVANAKEINKVMFEAENNLYMDHILKEASKFFNEKNDYIGLDMQVHAIKKLFFKEDKDDTLSNLISNYVVKKLSENKEKFSISYKDHKGILTYNVGNVSVIGNDFLVANPEFDFFIDVTNKKTLSFRANGKLDVSAMAKHLVGGGGHVNASGGLFANFKDGFSYEPIKAQIVDLITKKTQEEI from the coding sequence ATGAAAATTTATCACCTCTCACACACCGATCTTGACGGATACGGTGCTCAGTATATAACAAATTTTTACTTCAAAGATGTGAAATTTCTAAACTCAAACTACGGCAGAGAGATAGATGATAAATTTGCTCAAATTTTAGCTGAGATAGATACCTCAAACGATGATAAAAACATCATTTTGATTACTGATCTAAATTTAACTCTAGCCCAGTGCGAAAGCTTTACTGAGATGATAGAGGGTAAAAATATAAAGCTATTTTTGCTTGATCATCACCAAAGCGGTGCCGAGTGTGCAAGCGCCTATCCATGGTATTTTTTGGATAGTTCAAGGTGTGCTACAAAGATCACTTACGACTTTTTTGCAGGAATTTTTGGCAAAAACAAAGAGCTTGAAATTTTTAGTGGCGTCGTAAATGCCGTAGATATCTGGCTAAAAGATGATAAAAATTTTGAGATGGGCAAGGTCTGCTTGGGACTTGTGGCAAACGCCAAAGAGATAAATAAGGTGATGTTTGAGGCTGAAAACAACCTATATATGGATCATATCTTAAAAGAAGCTAGCAAATTTTTTAACGAGAAAAACGACTATATCGGCCTTGATATGCAGGTGCATGCGATTAAGAAGTTATTTTTCAAAGAGGATAAGGACGACACATTAAGCAATCTAATCTCAAACTATGTCGTAAAAAAACTTAGTGAAAATAAAGAGAAATTTAGCATAAGCTATAAAGATCATAAAGGAATTTTAACTTACAATGTCGGCAATGTTTCGGTTATCGGCAACGACTTTTTAGTGGCAAATCCTGAATTTGACTTCTTTATCGACGTGACAAATAAAAAAACGCTAAGCTTTCGTGCAAATGGCAAGCTTGACGTTAGCGCTATGGCAAAACACCTAGTTGGCGGCGGCGGTCACGTCAATGCTAGCGGCGGGCTCTTTGCAAATTTCAAAGATGGCTTTAGCTATGAGCCGATCAAAGCGCAGATAGTTGATCTAATAACTAAAAAAACACAGGAGGAGATATGA
- the rpsO gene encoding 30S ribosomal protein S15 codes for MALDSAKKAQIVAKFARKEGDTGSPEVQIALLTARITELTEHLKIFKKDFSSRLGLLKLVGQRKRLLKYLKNKDYTTYSKLISELGLRDK; via the coding sequence ATGGCTTTGGATTCGGCTAAAAAAGCTCAAATAGTTGCGAAATTCGCTAGAAAAGAGGGAGATACAGGCTCTCCAGAAGTTCAAATAGCTCTTTTAACAGCTAGAATAACTGAACTTACAGAACACCTTAAAATTTTCAAAAAAGACTTTTCATCACGCTTAGGTCTTTTAAAACTAGTTGGTCAAAGAAAAAGACTTTTAAAGTATCTTAAAAACAAAGACTACACTACATATTCAAAACTAATCTCTGAGCTTGGCTTAAGAGATAAATAA
- a CDS encoding aspartate carbamoyltransferase catalytic subunit: MGYKHKDLIGTRELSKEEILYFLEAAKEFKELNLSQVKKNDYLRGKTTINAFYENSTRTRTSFEIAAKRLGADTINFSSSSSSVTKGESLNDTMNNMAAMRTDIIVLRHPSSGAAKFAADRTEASIVNAGDGTNEHPSQALLDLFTLREHGKILDKNLNVAIIGDIARSRVARSDIWAMKKFGINLKLFAPKMMMPKDAEVFESQICKNMEEACEGSDVIIMLRIQLERGGADVAFPSSREYSKFFGLNKNRIKLAKPDAIVLHPGPINRGVELNSDVADGTHSVILNQVENGVAIRMAILNTLAKNRG, translated from the coding sequence ATGGGCTACAAACATAAAGATTTGATAGGAACTAGAGAGCTTAGCAAGGAAGAAATTTTATATTTTTTAGAGGCGGCAAAAGAGTTTAAGGAGCTAAATTTAAGCCAAGTTAAAAAAAATGACTACCTTCGTGGAAAGACCACGATCAATGCATTTTATGAAAACTCGACTAGAACTAGAACATCCTTTGAGATCGCAGCAAAGAGGCTTGGGGCTGATACGATAAATTTCAGTTCATCAAGCTCGAGCGTGACAAAGGGCGAGAGCCTAAATGACACGATGAATAACATGGCTGCTATGAGAACTGACATCATTGTGCTTCGTCACCCAAGCTCTGGAGCGGCGAAATTTGCAGCTGATAGGACAGAGGCTAGTATCGTAAACGCAGGAGACGGCACAAATGAGCACCCAAGCCAAGCTTTGCTTGATCTTTTCACACTAAGAGAGCATGGCAAAATTTTGGATAAAAACCTAAACGTGGCGATCATCGGCGACATCGCTAGAAGCCGCGTGGCAAGGTCTGATATCTGGGCGATGAAGAAATTTGGTATAAATTTAAAGCTCTTTGCGCCAAAGATGATGATGCCAAAAGATGCTGAGGTATTTGAGTCTCAAATTTGCAAAAATATGGAAGAGGCTTGCGAGGGCAGCGACGTTATCATCATGCTTCGCATCCAGCTAGAGCGTGGCGGTGCTGACGTAGCGTTTCCAAGCTCGAGGGAGTACTCAAAATTCTTTGGATTAAATAAAAATAGGATAAAGCTAGCCAAACCTGATGCTATCGTACTGCACCCAGGACCGATAAATAGGGGCGTAGAGCTAAACTCAGACGTGGCTGATGGTACGCACTCAGTCATACTAAATCAAGTAGAAAATGGCGTTGCTATAAGAATGGCGATACTAAATACGCTTGCAAAAAATAGGGGCTAA
- a CDS encoding tetratricopeptide repeat protein — MKKILVFAAVLFALNAMANENLDKANELYAKKNFNEAYLAFNKACGEGEKKACTMNAIMLFNGDGVAKDRAQAEKIFTKMCDENEGMACEKLGEMTAYGLIKDKDDNEAKSEEKAKALFKKACDNGYKPACDFVTK, encoded by the coding sequence ATGAAGAAAATTTTAGTTTTTGCAGCGGTACTTTTTGCGTTAAATGCTATGGCAAATGAAAATTTAGACAAGGCAAATGAGCTTTATGCAAAGAAAAATTTTAACGAGGCCTATCTTGCGTTTAACAAAGCTTGCGGCGAGGGCGAGAAAAAAGCTTGCACGATGAATGCGATCATGCTATTTAATGGCGATGGCGTGGCAAAAGATAGAGCTCAGGCTGAGAAAATTTTTACAAAAATGTGCGATGAAAATGAGGGCATGGCCTGCGAAAAACTAGGCGAAATGACAGCTTATGGCCTTATAAAAGACAAAGATGACAATGAAGCAAAAAGCGAAGAGAAGGCAAAAGCTTTGTTTAAAAAAGCTTGCGACAACGGCTACAAACCAGCTTGCGACTTTGTAACAAAATAG
- the flhA gene encoding flagellar biosynthesis protein FlhA codes for MAKQKNNILTLVAPFLAPIVKFKSLSIVGIIVAILAIIIVPLPSAVLDFFLALSISISVLIILISIYVPKPTDLSTFPTLILIVTLFRLSLNIATTRMILSEGHNGPEAVSEIISSFGNFVVGGNFVIGTIVFCILVLINFMVVTKGSTRVSEVQARFTLDAMPGKQMAIDADLNAGLIDEKTARERRQAIIGEANFYGAMDGSSKFIKGDAVAGIIITIINIIGGFAIGSFQHNLDMATSAQYYTILTIGDGLVSQIPGLITSTATAIIITRASKDDEDFAEGTLNQLLGDYKTLLIVGFILFMFALVPGLPTLSLGFIALLFLGLGYIIKQTKDGGLNLNLAPKDKAASKKTGTGVSGAAGAGATSGTAAKVPKKSDEEIAREEETKINDILKLEILELDLGYGLLKLADVDLIERIRAMRRNIASSLGFLMPKIRIRDNLQLPPNEYRFKLKGIVIGQGEIYADKFLAMDSGLVSEDIEGIPTKEPAFGLDALWIDASVKEDAILSGYTIVDPASVISTHMSELIKQNAAELLTRQETQNLLDKLKIDYPVVVEDTLRIAPINLIQKVLKALLKDNIPIKDLLSILESISDIAEVSKNLDMIIEHVRAALSRVITSLYVDEKGQLNFYILDSAAQQKLMDAVQYKDGAYHLMINVAQTSSIVQALRHEKEKRPMSQHGEMVLCVEPSLRKFIANICANFAIDIVVLSFAEISANTPFETVGVIEIENL; via the coding sequence TTGGCAAAGCAAAAAAATAACATCTTAACTCTTGTTGCGCCGTTTCTTGCGCCAATTGTTAAGTTTAAAAGTCTTAGCATCGTTGGCATCATCGTTGCTATCCTTGCTATCATCATCGTGCCGCTTCCAAGCGCGGTGCTTGACTTTTTCTTAGCACTTTCGATCTCGATTTCAGTGCTTATTATATTGATCTCTATTTACGTGCCAAAACCGACTGACCTTAGCACATTTCCGACGCTAATTCTTATTGTTACGCTTTTTCGCCTCTCGCTAAACATCGCAACCACGCGTATGATTTTAAGCGAAGGCCACAACGGCCCAGAAGCGGTCAGCGAGATCATCTCAAGTTTTGGAAATTTCGTCGTTGGTGGCAACTTTGTCATCGGCACCATCGTCTTTTGTATCCTGGTGCTCATAAATTTTATGGTCGTAACAAAGGGTTCAACCCGCGTGAGCGAGGTGCAAGCACGTTTTACACTTGATGCGATGCCAGGTAAGCAAATGGCAATAGACGCGGATCTAAATGCAGGTCTGATCGATGAAAAAACAGCGCGCGAAAGGCGCCAGGCTATCATCGGCGAGGCAAATTTTTACGGTGCCATGGACGGTTCGTCTAAATTTATAAAAGGTGACGCCGTAGCCGGTATCATCATAACTATCATCAACATCATTGGCGGTTTTGCCATCGGCTCGTTTCAACATAACCTTGATATGGCTACATCGGCCCAGTATTATACGATCCTAACTATCGGTGATGGTCTTGTGAGTCAGATCCCAGGACTTATCACATCAACAGCAACTGCTATCATCATCACAAGGGCTAGCAAAGACGATGAGGACTTTGCAGAAGGCACTCTAAATCAGCTCTTGGGAGACTATAAAACCTTACTAATAGTGGGCTTCATACTCTTTATGTTTGCTCTTGTTCCTGGACTTCCGACACTATCTCTTGGCTTCATTGCATTACTGTTTTTGGGGCTTGGCTACATCATCAAGCAGACCAAAGATGGTGGATTAAATTTAAACCTTGCGCCAAAAGACAAAGCTGCTTCTAAAAAGACTGGAACAGGTGTGTCTGGTGCCGCAGGAGCTGGTGCGACAAGTGGCACCGCTGCTAAGGTTCCAAAGAAAAGCGACGAAGAGATAGCAAGAGAAGAAGAGACAAAGATAAATGACATATTAAAGCTTGAAATTTTAGAGCTCGACCTAGGATATGGTCTGCTAAAGCTAGCTGATGTGGATCTCATTGAGAGAATTCGCGCCATGAGGCGAAATATCGCTTCAAGTCTTGGCTTTTTGATGCCAAAGATAAGAATTCGTGACAATCTTCAACTACCGCCAAACGAATACCGCTTTAAGCTAAAAGGTATCGTGATCGGTCAGGGTGAAATTTATGCGGATAAATTTCTAGCGATGGATAGCGGTTTAGTTAGCGAAGATATCGAGGGAATTCCGACAAAAGAGCCAGCTTTTGGGCTGGATGCTCTTTGGATCGATGCTAGCGTCAAAGAGGACGCCATACTTAGTGGCTACACGATAGTTGATCCTGCAAGCGTCATCTCAACGCACATGAGCGAGCTTATCAAGCAAAATGCAGCCGAGCTTCTAACTCGCCAAGAGACGCAAAATTTATTAGACAAACTAAAGATCGATTATCCAGTCGTGGTCGAGGATACGCTAAGGATCGCGCCTATAAATTTGATCCAAAAGGTTTTAAAAGCGCTGCTTAAAGACAATATACCGATCAAAGATCTGCTTAGCATACTTGAATCAATTAGCGATATCGCCGAGGTTAGTAAAAACCTAGACATGATTATCGAACACGTACGCGCAGCGCTCTCACGTGTTATCACCTCGCTTTATGTCGATGAGAAAGGTCAGCTAAATTTTTACATTTTAGATAGTGCTGCGCAGCAAAAGCTTATGGACGCGGTGCAGTATAAAGACGGCGCGTATCACCTTATGATAAATGTGGCTCAAACTTCATCGATCGTTCAGGCTCTAAGGCATGAAAAAGAGAAACGTCCGATGAGTCAGCATGGCGAAATGGTGCTTTGTGTGGAGCCAAGTCTAAGAAAATTTATAGCAAATATCTGTGCAAATTTTGCCATCGACATCGTGGTGCTAAGCTTTGCTGAGATCTCGGCAAATACGCCATTTGAAACGGTTGGCGTCATAGAAATAGAAAATTTATAA
- a CDS encoding RrF2 family transcriptional regulator — protein MLFTKASEYALLSLILISQKSSPVDVDTISNELKISKSFLAKILQNLAKDGILKSFKGANGGFALNNEPENLSIKKIIECAEKRELNVFECSSSADGCPSNKASSCQIWSMFSGLQSKIDEMLDAIKLSDIVKK, from the coding sequence ATGCTTTTTACAAAGGCAAGCGAATACGCTCTACTTTCACTTATTTTAATATCTCAAAAATCATCTCCAGTTGATGTTGATACAATCTCAAATGAACTTAAAATTTCAAAAAGCTTTTTAGCCAAAATTTTACAAAATCTTGCAAAAGATGGAATTTTAAAGTCGTTTAAAGGCGCAAATGGCGGTTTCGCGCTAAATAACGAACCTGAAAATTTAAGCATAAAAAAGATAATAGAGTGCGCTGAAAAACGTGAACTTAACGTCTTTGAGTGCTCATCTTCTGCAGATGGCTGCCCGTCAAATAAAGCCTCAAGCTGTCAAATTTGGTCGATGTTTAGCGGCCTTCAAAGTAAGATCGACGAGATGCTTGATGCGATCAAACTAAGTGACATCGTTAAGAAGTAA